The proteins below come from a single Argentina anserina chromosome 1, drPotAnse1.1, whole genome shotgun sequence genomic window:
- the LOC126805113 gene encoding auxin-binding protein ABP19b-like has translation MISPIFFVVSLIVSCFYASNVQDFCVADYTAPQGPAGYPCKDPARATVDDFVRSGFGVPSNTSNVYKFGFTPAFAFNLPGLNGLGVSLGRADVEVGGVVSIHSHPGATELVVVAEGSSIIGGFIASNNKVYQKILNKGDTMVLPQGLYHFFVNQGTTPGIIYAAFSTEGPTVQLMDPSLFKNDLASDIMEKTTLLDAPQIQKLKKLFGGTN, from the coding sequence ATGATTTCCCCTATCTTCTTCGTTGTTTCTTTAATTGTTTCATGTTTCTATGCTTCAAACGTCCAAGACTTCTGTGTTGCAGACTACACTGCCCCCCAAGGCCCTGCAGGCTACCCATGCAAAGACCCTGCAAGGGCCACCGTAGATGACTTCGTCCGCTCGGGTTTTGGGGTGCCGTCTAACACTTCAAACGTGTACAAGTTTGGATTCACACCTGCATTTGCATTTAACCTCCCTGGTCTCAATGGCCTCGGCGTTTCCTTGGGCCGCGCAGACGTGGAAGTTGGTGGCGTTGTCTCCATCCACTCTCACCCCGGAGCTACCGAACTGGTGGTTGTTGCAGAAGGAAGTTCGATAATCGGCGGGTTTATTGCCTCGAACAACAAGGTCTATCAAAAGATCCTCAACAAGGGTGACACTATGGTTCTTCCTCAAGGCTTGTATCACTTCTTTGTCAATCAGGGTACGACTCCGGGCATCATATATGCTGCTTTCAGTACTGAAGGCCCAACCGTGCAGCTAATGGACCCATCACTTTTCAAAAATGATTTGGCTTCTGATATCATGGAAAAGACTACTTTGCTTGATGCTCCTCAGATCCAGAAACTCAAAAAACTCTTTGGTGGCActaattga